In one Vulgatibacter incomptus genomic region, the following are encoded:
- a CDS encoding RNA-binding protein, whose amino-acid sequence MGKRLYCGNLPYSATADEVKALFTESGRTVTDVHIVMDRETGRSRGFAFVELGTDEEASQAIREVDGKMHAGRALTVKEARERDPRPSGGMGGRPGGGFGGPRPGGGGFGGPRPGGGGFGGPRPGGGGFGGPRPGPGGPRVRVPLGASTIAVLGLPGALASRLLPTSPRRPPRRRSPPRGRTATSLPRTATTVTAATAGSGAATAAAVVGAATSSTARAGKPNRARPPLQRAR is encoded by the coding sequence ATGGGCAAGAGGCTCTATTGCGGGAACCTGCCGTACTCCGCCACCGCCGATGAGGTCAAGGCGCTGTTCACGGAGAGTGGCAGGACGGTCACCGACGTTCACATCGTCATGGATCGCGAAACGGGACGCTCGAGAGGGTTCGCCTTCGTCGAGCTGGGCACCGACGAGGAGGCCTCCCAGGCGATCCGTGAGGTCGATGGAAAGATGCACGCCGGCCGCGCGCTGACCGTCAAGGAAGCGCGAGAACGCGATCCTCGGCCGAGCGGCGGCATGGGTGGTCGGCCGGGTGGGGGCTTCGGCGGCCCGCGTCCGGGCGGAGGCGGCTTCGGCGGCCCGCGTCCTGGCGGAGGCGGCTTCGGCGGCCCGCGGCCGGGCGGGGGCGGCTTCGGCGGCCCGCGGCCGGGACCCGGTGGCCCCCGGGTGCGCGTCCCGCTGGGGGCTTCAACGATCGCGGTCCTCGGCCTCCCAGGGGCCCTGGCTTCCCGCCTGCTCCCGACTTCGCCCCGCCGCCCGCCGCGGCGGCGATCCCCGCCACGGGGCCGGACGGCTACAAGCCTCCCGAGGACGGCGACTACCGTGACCGCGGCGACCGCGGGAAGCGGGGCCGCGACCGCCGCGGCGGTCGTCGGCGCGGCGACGAGTTCGACGGCGAGGGCTGGTAAGCCCAACCGGGCTCGCCCGCCTCTCCAGCGCGCCCGATGA
- a CDS encoding M23 family metallopeptidase, whose amino-acid sequence MAINENLLNPRRRSPLAVPLVVVALFALVGGAFLLGRASAPEAGREPATAAATAAPAAADADADDTDVDAAVAAIPPPSAHTAMGDPLPGTKGLRRLDVKVQGSLSATINGVIGAEVGDPLALVTSRLLVWWLDVARDLRPGDHLELIYELPENSEPVVHALRFRSGKQGRRFEAYRHQLPSSRFAHYYDEDGKEVEQRLESSPIDAYEQVTSLLKDGRRHKGVDFKAPVGTPVTMPWAGVVRRKNWNYRANGGSLEIEDTRGRRILFLHLSEIAKGIDAGTRVAKGQKVALSGNTGRSTAPHLHYQVMSSAGKVLDPFDLHETYRRAIPAGEKDGYLAAVRDLSAHFAGADLAADAP is encoded by the coding sequence CGAGAACTTGCTGAACCCGAGGCGCCGCAGCCCGCTCGCCGTGCCGCTCGTCGTCGTAGCTCTATTCGCCCTGGTCGGCGGAGCCTTCCTCCTCGGCCGCGCGTCGGCCCCCGAAGCCGGACGCGAGCCCGCGACGGCCGCCGCCACCGCCGCTCCCGCCGCGGCCGACGCCGACGCCGATGACACCGATGTGGACGCAGCAGTCGCGGCGATCCCGCCGCCGTCCGCCCATACGGCCATGGGCGACCCGCTCCCGGGCACCAAGGGCCTTCGCCGCCTGGACGTGAAGGTGCAGGGCTCGCTCTCCGCGACGATCAACGGCGTCATCGGCGCCGAGGTCGGCGATCCGCTCGCCCTGGTGACGAGCCGCCTCCTCGTGTGGTGGCTCGACGTGGCGCGCGATCTTCGCCCCGGCGATCACCTCGAGCTGATCTACGAGCTCCCCGAGAACAGCGAGCCGGTGGTCCACGCCCTGCGCTTCCGCTCGGGCAAGCAGGGGCGCCGCTTCGAGGCGTACCGCCATCAGCTCCCGAGCAGCCGCTTCGCCCACTACTACGACGAGGATGGCAAGGAGGTCGAGCAGCGCCTCGAGAGCTCGCCGATCGACGCCTACGAGCAGGTGACGAGCCTCCTCAAGGACGGCAGGCGCCACAAGGGCGTGGACTTCAAGGCGCCCGTCGGCACGCCCGTGACCATGCCGTGGGCCGGCGTGGTCCGCCGCAAGAACTGGAACTACCGCGCCAACGGCGGGAGCCTCGAGATCGAGGACACCCGCGGGCGCCGGATCCTCTTCCTCCACCTCTCGGAGATCGCGAAGGGAATCGACGCCGGGACGCGGGTAGCGAAGGGCCAGAAGGTCGCCCTCTCGGGCAACACCGGCCGCTCGACGGCGCCGCACCTCCACTACCAGGTGATGTCGTCGGCCGGAAAGGTCCTCGACCCCTTCGACCTCCACGAGACGTATCGGCGCGCCATCCCCGCCGGAGAAAAAGACGGCTACCTGGCCGCGGTTCGCGACCTGTCGGCGCACTTCGCCGGCGCCGACCTGGCGGCCGACGCTCCGTAG